TTCTTGTATATCTACTTCTTTCTAGCTATTCCAAGCCTTGATGACAGGTCTAGACGGAACCATTTCCAAGGAGGAAAACACCACATAAGACCGATATTTTTACAAAAAAATCCGAATATATGAAATAGAATGAGTACCCTTTATCATTGGTTTTTGCAGGAAAAATGGTGGACTTCCATGCTATACTGAAAACTAAAGTAAAAAATGGAGTTGGTTAGTATGGATCCACTAGATATCATGATGAGGCTTGATCAGATCGTTCCATACTTCGATCCGATTATAAGTGCAGAAAATCAATTCATTATTGGGTATGAAACGATCCCATATTTTCAGGACGATGAAAATGAATTACATAATCTCCTTTGGTTTTTTAAAGATAGCAGCATCCCAAGTGAATTTAGGCTAGAGCTTACGCATAATGTTTTGCAAAAAGTGTTAGATGCTTATATGACGACAGATCAGTCGCAACTATTATTTATTCATTACGATGCAAAACTGTTGCTCAAAGACAATGGCGACAGTATGATATCTATTTTAGAAACGTATGAAAACCAAGGCCTCTCATTGAATAGGCTAGTTCTACAGTTTTCAGAAGCATTTGTTAGCGAGCATATTGCTTCATTAAAGCATTTATTTGCATATATTCAAACATTTGGTATCCAAATTGCCATTGATGATGTGGGAGAGAAAAACGGTAATTTAGATAAATTAGCTTTAATTAAACCAAATATTATTAAAGTTGATGTTTCATTTTTACAAGAGGACGATTTGCCGCAATTATATCAGGATGTTCACCATTTACTCTCAATGCTTTCTCGCAAAATTGGGGCTGCTTTATTATTTAAAGGAATCGCTTCTTTTCATCAATTAAATTACGCGTGGAGAAATGGTGGGCGCTATTATCAAGGGGAATATCTAGAAAAAACACAGTCGGAATTCATACCGATGGACAGCTGTAAGGAAAAAGTGAAAAAAGACTTCCAGCATTTTATTACGTTCGAACGAAAAAAAATGTGGGCACAACTGGATTTAACAGAAAAAATAAATGAACAATTAAAGAACACATTAAAAACTGTTAAATCAGATGACCCTTACGATAAAACGATCCTTTCTGTTGCCAATAACTGTGATGATTATAGTTTTCGAGTCTATATTTGTAACGAAGCTGGTTTTCAGTTATCTTCCAATGCAGAGAAAGATGCAGATGGTACATGGCGTTTACTACCCGAAGGCAGACAAAAAAATTGGAGCTGGCGCCCATACTTTTTTGAAAATATCGCACGGATGAATATGGAAAAGAAAGGGATACTATCGGACTTATATACCGATATTGAAAGAGATGAACGAATTCGAACGTATTCTTACCCTATTTCTTCAGATCGTTTTATCTTTATTGATATTCCATATGATTTTCTCTTTGAACAAGAAGGTTTATTGTAAATAATGAATTACTTGTAAACAGTATGTTTTTTTACAGAAAAAATATTTACCCACTTTATTCTAAGAAGAAGTTAAATTAATAGGAAACGTGTATTACAATGTCCAGAACACATAGGGAATCTTCCACCAATTGGGCCCCTTGCCCATTGGTGGTCAGCCCCTAAGTTGGCTGACCTAAAAGCTCGGTTCAGAACGGAGAGGTTTACTTCAAGTCAGTTATCCAACTTATCCTTCTAAAAGTTTGCCCATAGAGTACGGAAGTTCTGTCTTACCGTCCGTTTATGCATGATAGAGTGAATCTTCAATCAGTGGGGGTTTTCATCCATCCCTCACTGATTGTTAGTACTGTAATGGTATGACCTAAAGGCTCTTACGAAATAGGGCATTTAGGTGCTGTTATCTCCCACTTAGACGTGTTGCTATACAGATTATCCAACTCCTGAAGCGGGAGTCTTATAGCACCTTATATACGGGATAAAATGTGAACAAATTATCGTGTCCACTTGACAGACGTCGGTGCAAACCTATTTGTGAACTTCGGTGTCTTTACATAAAATTCCATCAAACAATATCTAGCGAATTTATAATTTCCTAGCATATACATGAAAAAACTGAAATAAAATCAATGTATTTTAATTAGATTTCATCCTAGTGTATCTACTTCATCATATCTAGCCTTGATTGAATTGCTTTCAACTTAAATTGTCGTCTTCCCAGTCTGTCTGCAAGTCCTCGATAAATGATTTTAAAACAAGTGCTGCTTGCACGCAATCCGCTAAATTGGTCCACTCTTGTGGATTGTGGCTGATACCATTCTCACTTCTTACAAACAGCATAGCAATTGGCACTTTCTCTCCAATAATCATCGCATCATGACCAGCACCACTCGGTAAATAAAACGGCTGTATACCTTGTTCCTTGATTGAACGAGCTAGCAAATCCTGCATTTCCTTTTTAATTGGTACAGGCTTTACTTTCGTTTTTTCCGTTACCGCAACTTTTAGCTGCTGATCGTTTGCTATTGTCTCAGCCAAATGCTTCACCTTTTCAACAAGCTGATCTCTCGTTTGCTCATAAATATCTCTTATATCCACGTATAATGTTACCTTACCTGGAATAACGTTTACTCCATTCGGTTCTACCAATTGTTTACCGATTGTCGCTACTGCCGTATCATTGATGTTGCCAGGAAGTTGATTCACTTTCGAAATAAATTCGCTAGCTGCGACTAAAGCATCCTTTCGATCATTCATCGGGGTATTTCCTGCATGACCTGCTTCACCATAAAAAGTAATTTCAAGCCAGCAAGGACCAGCGATCCCTGTTACAATACCACAAGGTAGATTTTCTTTTTCCAATCGTTTACCTTGTTCAATATGTACTTCAATAAAAAGCGCTACTTCTTCCATATCACGTGTCGCATTTTTATAGCTATCAATGCTTAAATCTCGTTGCTGCAATACTTCAGAAAAGCTATAGCCATCTCGATCGATCAATTGCTTTTTCGCTTCTATATCTCTACCGCCAATCATCCCTTCACTACCATTTAGCCCCCCATTAAAACGTGAGCCTTCTTCATCAGCAAATACAACAATTTCAAGCGGGTGTACCGGTTGATACTTTTCATGCTTCCAAGCTTCAACAACCTCTAACGCTGTAATTACTCCTAATGTGCCATCAAAATGTCCCCCATTGGGAACTGTATCTACATGTGAACCACTCATAATAGCAGGGAGGAAATTTCTTTTGCCAGCTAACCTGCCTATAAGATTACCAGCCCCGTCCCGTCTCACTTCCATCCCAGCCTCTTTCATCCAGCTGGAAACCAGTTCTTGAGCTCTTGCCTCGTCTTCGGAATAACCAGGGCGGTTAGAGCCGTTATCAGCGGTTAATCCGATTTGGGAAAGTGTATGTAAACGCTCAGCTATCCGTTTTCCGCAAATTCCATTTTTATCAAGCTTTGTATCATATCGCTCTATTAATCGCTTAAAAATACCATTTCCTTTATTACGAATGTTCATCACGTCCCTCTCCTTTAAATTTGCTGTAAAGTTAGCTGCTAATAACTCATAAGCAAGAAGAAAATGAATGGATTGCTTCTGAGCCAATGAAATAATCTACTAAAAATAAATCACCCCAGCACGGATCATCATACCATGTACTTGGTTCATTTTTAACGTATTATTTTAAAACTATAATAATTGAAACACATCTTTATCGTCAAGATGATAACGCCTTCATATTTTAGGAAGGTACTGTATCCGATTGTTCTTGTCTATCAAGTCAGGTTGATGTAAATGGCACATAAAAAGGAATCCTGTGCTTTATTCGATTTGTGTTTAGATGACTACCATGAATTGGATTTAGAAAAGTATTTTTTAACAAAATTCATTCAAACCCTCTAAGCAAATAAAGTGAATCTTCCATCAGTAGGAGTGTTCATATCTCCCACGCTTGTTAGTACCGTAATGGTATGACTTAAACGCCGCTTGCGAAATAGGGCAGATAGGTGCTGTTATCTCTACTTAGACTTGTTGCAGTACAGATTATCCTACTCCTGAAGCGGGATACTTACAGTAACTTATATACAGGATAAAGAACAAAGGCTCGGGGCGCCCGTTTAGCAACGTAGCGAATGGAACGAATCAACGGAGATAAAGGAATACGGTGAGGCGACGAACCGATGATGACTTATCGTAGGGCGCATTTCTAAAGTCGCATCGTTGCTGGGCTCATGCGCCGGACGTGGCTATTCAGTTATTTCGTTATCCATAAGCACCTCATTTTATACTTTTGTATGAAAAACAACTCTATTTAACTTATCTAACTCATTTATTTTAGACAGTATTTTAAGAATCTAAACATTATAAAGCAAAAGTTTTTTCATGATAGATGGTGGCTCGCGCTCTAGGCGAGCCATGCTGGTTTCTTATCTTTTTAGAAAAACTTGGCTTGTCGCCAAGTCTTATGGCGGAAGCCTTTGTTTTTCTTATACTATAAACCAAAATATCTTATGCTTTCCTATAGTACAAAAACAGACTGTCGAGGCTCTCGACAGTCTTACAGTCTCTGCAAAAATGATTAATTATCATTCTTCTTCTAGTTTTAGCCATTGATGAACCAATTCCTGATTATCCTCGACCCATTTTCTTGCTCCATCAATCGGCTCCTCTGTTTCATTCACATAAGTCATTAACTCTCCGATCGATGCAT
This genomic interval from Virgibacillus pantothenticus contains the following:
- a CDS encoding EAL domain-containing protein is translated as MDPLDIMMRLDQIVPYFDPIISAENQFIIGYETIPYFQDDENELHNLLWFFKDSSIPSEFRLELTHNVLQKVLDAYMTTDQSQLLFIHYDAKLLLKDNGDSMISILETYENQGLSLNRLVLQFSEAFVSEHIASLKHLFAYIQTFGIQIAIDDVGEKNGNLDKLALIKPNIIKVDVSFLQEDDLPQLYQDVHHLLSMLSRKIGAALLFKGIASFHQLNYAWRNGGRYYQGEYLEKTQSEFIPMDSCKEKVKKDFQHFITFERKKMWAQLDLTEKINEQLKNTLKTVKSDDPYDKTILSVANNCDDYSFRVYICNEAGFQLSSNAEKDADGTWRLLPEGRQKNWSWRPYFFENIARMNMEKKGILSDLYTDIERDERIRTYSYPISSDRFIFIDIPYDFLFEQEGLL
- a CDS encoding M20 family metallo-hydrolase, which gives rise to MAQKQSIHFLLAYELLAANFTANLKERDVMNIRNKGNGIFKRLIERYDTKLDKNGICGKRIAERLHTLSQIGLTADNGSNRPGYSEDEARAQELVSSWMKEAGMEVRRDGAGNLIGRLAGKRNFLPAIMSGSHVDTVPNGGHFDGTLGVITALEVVEAWKHEKYQPVHPLEIVVFADEEGSRFNGGLNGSEGMIGGRDIEAKKQLIDRDGYSFSEVLQQRDLSIDSYKNATRDMEEVALFIEVHIEQGKRLEKENLPCGIVTGIAGPCWLEITFYGEAGHAGNTPMNDRKDALVAASEFISKVNQLPGNINDTAVATIGKQLVEPNGVNVIPGKVTLYVDIRDIYEQTRDQLVEKVKHLAETIANDQQLKVAVTEKTKVKPVPIKKEMQDLLARSIKEQGIQPFYLPSGAGHDAMIIGEKVPIAMLFVRSENGISHNPQEWTNLADCVQAALVLKSFIEDLQTDWEDDNLS